A part of Ptychodera flava strain L36383 chromosome 11, AS_Pfla_20210202, whole genome shotgun sequence genomic DNA contains:
- the LOC139143350 gene encoding ras guanine nucleotide exchange factor V-like: protein MARQPFWNEKTKKYDARDCRLTSVPDELWTKYKNAKIVDLSLNKITSIPSQMKELTMIEELYLKDNNLQIFPDAVSQLKSLKILNLESNFFTSVSYNVIQLDQLQEVYLMNSGTPTFPRMICRIQSLKRLHFGFKDLPFRVTSLPDDVLITLSLEELYLYNCNLSMFPKVIFKIKTLKVLSLVWCKISDELNNLGELSNLKQLTLSCNELTSLPESIGNLSKLGVLHANKNKLASLPAVMKKLSKLKTIDFDDNPFSKGKSMACEKKSSKVKSILSQAPVAQSGQRQPGGQKQKQSALTQDATRTRLSTPTPPSSLKFPASTQQANKQPGNEDVKATANITLGGPSSSASHAKQNNGRIELRQTEPIRSALSSSTYQHTDASPFGKSSTSSNFATSPPMTKTQSSSLPYPIQATTPMKSVAQQRQSSFITKKSEETLPQEQKKPSEELKRQRQLLKPTQQQRQHKPVEISGSSKTTATPMPGSSFTSTHQTKLTQSSSWPYPLQATTPMKPVPQEKQRCLTTRISSGNLGHQQSKAVEVPGRSTAGAATSKPASGIGKYPMERKPRGQAIIINNYKFVEMENRDGTQFDKESLQALLKKLHFGVHTYNDLSASDMENVVKTFSLEDHSDFDCFVFCVLSHGSQGRVYGVTRVLR, encoded by the exons ATGGCCAGGCAACCGTTTTGGAATGAAAAGACGAAGAAATATGACGCACGCGATTGCAGGCTGACCTCAGTGCCTGATGAACTGTGGACtaaatacaaaaatgcaaaaattgtcGACTTGTCGCTGAATAAAATAACTAGCATACCGTCACAGATGAAGGAACTGACAATGATTGAAGAACTCTATCTGAAAGACAACAATTTGCAAATCTTCCCAGATGCCGTTTCTCAACTTAAatccttgaaaatattaaacTTGGAATCGAATTTCTTTACGTCGGTGTCCTACAATGTCATTCAACTTGATCAACTGCAGGAAGTTTATCTAATGAACAGTGGTACACCTACATTTCCAAGAATGATATGTCGCATCCAAAGTTTGAAGAGATTACACTTTGGGTTCAAGGATTTGCCATTTCGTGTCACCAGTTTACCAGACGATGTTTTGATAACACTGTCTCTTGAAGAGCTATATCTGTACAACTGTAATCTCAGCATGTTTCCCAAGGTGATCTTCAAAATCAAGACATTGAAGGTACTGAGTCTGGTTTGGTGCAAAATTTCAGACGAGCTGAACAACCTTGGGGAACTTTCAAATCTCAAACAACTCACCCTGTCTTGCAATGAGCTAACCTCACTTCCTGAAAGTATCGGCAATCTTTCCAAACTCGGAGTACTTCATGCAAACAAGAACAAGTTGGCGAGTTTACCGGCCGTGATGAAGAAGCTGTCGAAATTGAAGACCATCGATTTTGACGACAATCCTTTCAGTAAAGGGAAGTCTATGGCGTGTGAAAAGAAATCATCGAAAGTCAAGAGCATTCTAAGTCAAGCTCCAGTCGCACAAAGTGGACAAAGACAACCTGGTGGACAAAAGCAAAAGCAAAGTGCTTTAACGCAAGATGCAACGAGAACACGTTTGTCAACTCCGACACCTCCGAGTTCTCTGAAATTTCCCGCTTCAACACAACAAGCCAATAAACAGCCGGGAAACGAAGATGTCAAGGCAACTGCAAACATCACACTCGGGGGCCCTTCATCATCGGCCtctcatgcaaaacaaaacaatgggaGGATTGAGCTGAGGCAAACAGAACCAATACGGTCGGCACTATCATCATCCACATATCAACACACCGACGCATCGCCATTTGGTAAAAGCTCGACGTCATCGAATTTTGCGACATCGCCCCCAATGACGAAGACACAATCTTCAAGTTTACCATATCCTATTCAGGCGACAACGCCGATGAAATCTGTTGCTCAACAGAGACAAAGCAGCTTCATAACGAAGAAATCCGAGGAAACACTACCGCAAGAACAGAAAAAACCTTCTGAAGAATTGAAACGTCAGCGTCAGCTACTGAAACCAACACAACAACAGCGCCAACACAAACCAGTGGAAATTTCAGGGTCATCGAAGACTACAGCAACACCAATGCCCGGCAGTTCTTTCACATCCACACATCAAACTAAACTGACGCAATCCTCAAGCTGGCCTTATCCTCTTCAAGCAACAACGCCAATGAAGCCTGTCCCTCAAGAGAAGCAACGCTGTTTAACGACAAGGATATCCTCGGGAAACCTGGGGCATCAACAGAGCAAGGCAGTCGAAGTTCCAGGGAGATCAACAGCTGGAGCAGCAACATCAAAACCAGCGTCTGGTATCGGGAAATATCCCATGGAAAGAAAACCTCGTGGACAAGCAATTATCATCAATAATTACAAGTTTGTGGAAATGGAAAACAGAGACGGCACGCAATTTGATAAAG aaagcctgCAAGCTCTGCTGAAGAAACTTCATTTCGGTGTACACACTTACAACGACTTGAGTGCAAGTGACATGGAGAATGTTGTGAAGACCTTCAGTCTCGAAGACCACAGCGATTTCGACTGTTTTGTCTTTTGTGTGCTGTCCCATGGGTCACAGGGCAGAGTTTATGGTGTGACAAGAGTGTTGAGATAA
- the LOC139143352 gene encoding insulin-like growth factor-binding protein complex acid labile subunit — translation MVGSTTVSVALFIILLNINGAMSCPSMCSCGSNSDVDCDFRSLTVIPSGIPAETVTLDLDHNSITSLPTEAFSSLTRLKNLYLNNNAISVISFGAFRGLKSLEKLYLDYNNITALSSDSFNDLSSLQYLYLHNNTISTLPSGIFSALNLLTYLYLYNNNITTLSSDAFNGLSSLQYLDLYNNKISTLPSGIFSGLNSLTNLQLQSNEITAVAKLANLPQLTYLNLHYNCITSLQDGVFERLTKLSTLHLQNACIENISPSAFQGLTNLRYLYLTNNINLTMLPTTLFNEVGNLTNLQLQFNALTSLASNQFSRLSHLTHLYLHKNDITTLSSDTFSGLSSLQYLHLDNNTISTLPSGIFSGLNSLTHLHLFNNNITTLSSGTFNDLSSLRYLYLYNNKISTLPSGVFSGLNSESLKRLDLYNNDITTLSSEAFNGLSSLLYLYLYNNKISTLPSGIFSGLDSLKRLNLYNNDITTLSSDSFNGLSSLQYLHLHNNTISTLPSGIFSGLNSLRQLHLQNNEITAVSKLANLPQLTDLNLNYNCITSLQDGVFEGLTKLSSLYLQNNCIENISPSAFRGLTNLRYLDLTNNKLPALPTAVFDDIKTGSNIHLFLQNNPWVCDCRLRGLRQWVEDNRETINIYLYGLTCQTPQVYAGLDFMDISEENMTCTSPEFSELIRWVDVDAGNTVELTCTATGVPEPNVFG, via the coding sequence ATGGTTGGATCCACAACTGTATCGGTGGCGCTGTTCATAATACTTTTGAACATCAATGGAGCCATGAGTTGTCCTTCAATGTGCAGCTGTGGATCGAATAGCGACGTCGACTGTGACTTCAGATCCTTGACAGTGATACCCTCAGGTATTCCAGCTGAAACTGTCACCCTTGACCTTGATCACAATAGCATCACTTCACTTCCCACAGAGGCGTTCAGTTCTTTGACACGGCTGAAGAACTTATATCTCAACAACAACGCGATTTCAGTCATTTCATTTGGAGCATTCCGTGGACTGAAAAGTCTAGAGAAATTATACCTTGACTACAATAACATCACGGCACTGTCATCTGACTCCTTCAATGATTTGTCcagtttacagtatctgtatcTGCACAACAACACGATATCAACATTGCCGTCAGGAATCTTCTCTGCCTTAAATTTGTTAACATATCTTTACCTCTATAACAACAACATAACGACACTGTCATCTGACGCCTTCAATGGTTTGTCTAGTTTACAATATCTGGATTTGTACAACAACAAGATATCAACATTACCATCAGGAATCTTCTCTGGCTTAAATTCGTTAACAAATTTACAATTACAGAGCAATGAAATCACAGCAGTTGCCAAGCTTGCCAACTTACCACAGCTCACTTACTTGAACCTGCATTATAATTGCATCACCTCATTGCAAGATGGAGTGTTTGAAAGATTGACGAAGCTAAGTACTCTTCACCTGCAAAACGCCTGCATCGAAAATATATCCCCTTCAGCATTCCAGGGGTTGACTAATCTCAGATATTTGTATCTTACCAACAACATTAACCTGACAATGCTACCTACCACGTTATTTAATGAAGTTGGAAACTTGACAAATTTGCAACTTCAATTCAATGCTTTGACGTCACTAGCTTCCAATCAGTTCAGTCGTTTGTCTCACTTAACACATCTTTACCTCCATAAGAATGACATCACAACATTGTCATCTGATACCTTCAGTGGTTTGTCCAGTTTACAATATCTGCATTTGGACAACAACACGATATCAACATTGCCATCAGGAATCTTCTCTGGCTTAAATTCGTTAACACATCTTCACCTCTTTAACAACAACATAACGACACTGTCATCTGGCACCTTCAATGATTTGTCCAGTTTACGATATCTGTATTTGTACAACAACAAGATATCAACATTACCATCGGGAGTCttctctggtttaaattccgaaTCGTTAAAACGTCTTGACCTCTATAACAACGACATCACAACATTGTCATCTGAGGCCTTCAATGGTTTGTCCAGTTTACTGTATCTGTATTTGTACAACAACAAGATATCAACATTACCATCAGGCATCTTCTCTGGCTTAGATTCGTTAAAACGTCTTAACCTGTATAACAACGACATCACAACATTGTCATCTGACTCCTTCAATGGTTTGTCCAGTTTACAGTATCTGCATCTGCACAACAACACGATATCAACATTGCCGTCAGGAATCTTCTCTGGCTTAAATTCGCTAAGACAGCTACACTTACAGAATAATGAAATCACAGCAGTTTCCAAGCTTGCCAACTTACCACAGCTTACTGACTTGAACCTGAATTATAATTGCATCACTTCATTGCAAGATGGGGTGTTTGAAGGATTGACCAAGCTAAGTTCTCTTTACCTGCAAAACAACTGCATCGAAAATATATCCCCTTCAGCATTCAGGGGATTGACTAATCTCAGATATTTGGATCTTACAAACAACAAACTCCCAGCATTGCCAACTGCAGTCTTCGATGATATCAAAACAGGATCAAACATCCACCTTTTCCTGCAAAACAATCCATGGGTTTGTGATTGCCGCCTCCGTGGACTGCGACAGTGGGTCGAGGATAACAGAGAAACAATCAACATTTACCTGTACGGGTTGACGTGTCAAACACCACAGGTCTATGCCGGACTGGATTTTATGGATATTTCAGAAGAGAATATGACATGCACGTCTCCTGAATTCTCCGAACTCATAAGATGGGTTGATGTTGATGCCGGTAATACCGTAGAATTGACCTGTACTGCAACAGGTGTGCCTGAACCAAATGTTTTTGGATGA
- the LOC139143371 gene encoding solute carrier organic anion transporter family member 1A2-like, translated as MVLILDAMIILWCVSPADKPYAMGFKAVITQLFGSMPSPLYTGIVIDSACTLWGKTPCGQRGACLLYDLPDYRYKLMGLFGFLKGTSFVFYIVAMVTLFRNPNPGNIGDCRGVSGQTGNPEPRPVISDSESQSV; from the exons ATGGTTCTCATCTTAGATGCGATGATAATTCTGTG GTGCGTTTCTCCAGCGGATAAACCATACGCGATGGGATTCAAAGCTGTCATCACTCAATTATTCG GTTCCATGCCGTCACCATTGTATACGGGAATTGTCATCGATTCTGCCTGCACCCTGTGGGGGAAGACACCGTGTGGTCAACGCGGAGCCTGTCTCCTCTACGATCTGCCTGATTACAGGTACAAGTTGATGGGCTTATTTGGGTTTCTCAAAGGAACCTCCTTTGTTTTCTACatcgttgccatggtaacactATTCAGGAATCCCAACCCGGGGAATATCGGAGACTGTCGAGGAGTTTCTGGACAAACTGGAAATCCTGAACCTCGGCCGGTAATTAGTGACTCCGAATCTCAGTCAGTGTAA